In Terriglobus aquaticus, the genomic window GCGTCCGGGTTCATAGCGCGCAGGTACTCGCCGTTCATCCACTTCAGCTTGGTCAGGTCAAATACTGGTCCGCCGAGCGAAATGCGATGGAAGTCGTAGCGCTCCAGCATGTCCTCGAGCGAGAAGACGTCGGCCAGCTTGGTATCAAGGCCCTTGCTGACGATCTCCTGCTCGGTCGGCTGCGCCATGCCGCCGCCCATCAGGCCCAGGAAGTTCAGCAGCGCCTGCGGCAGGTACCCAGCCTGGCGGTAGTAGATGAGCGAGACGGGATTTTTGCGTTTCGAGATTTTCGACTTGTCGACGTTGCGAAGCAGCGGCATATGCCAGAAACGCGGCAGGTCCCATCCAAACGCCTGGTACAGCAGCACGTGCTTCGGCGTGGAACTGATCCACTCTTCGGCGCGGATCACGTCGGTGATGCCCATCAGGTGGTCGTCGACAACGTTCGCCAGGTGGTAAGTCGGGTAGCCGTCGGACTTCAGCAGCACCTGGTCGTCCACGTTCACGTGATCGAAGGTGATGTCGCCACGCAGTTCGTCGCGGAAGGTGGTGCTGGCGGTTCCTGCCGGCTTGTCGCCGTCGGGCACGCGCAGGCGAACCGTGTAGGGCTTGCCCTCGGCCACGGCGGCCTCGGCCTGCTGGGGCGTGTAGTTGCGCGACGGCCCGTTGTACTTGGGCGGTAGCTTGGCCGCCATTTGCTGCTTGCGTTCGGCTTCCAGTTCTTCCGGCGTTTCAAACGCGCGATAGGCGTGGCCGCTGGCGATGAGCTTGTCGCAGTACTCGCGGTAGATTTCGGTGCGCTCGCTCTGGCGGTAAGGGCCGTAGGGGCCGCCGACATCCGGGCCCTCGTCCCAGGTGAGGCCGACCCAGCGCAGCGCGTCAAAGATCATCTGCTCGCTGGTGGCGACGAAGCGGGTACGGTCGGTGTCCTCGATGCGCAGAACGAACGCGCCGCCGCGCTGCTTGGCGAAGAGGTAGTTCAGCAGCCCGATGTAGGCAGTGCCCACGTGCGGGTCGCCGGTGGGTGACGGTGCGATGCGCACGCGCACCGTGCCGGCCTGTTTTGGGTTGCGGGAGGGAAGTGCAAACTGCTCGGAAATCATTCAGGTTCAAGGGTAGCAGCGGCTCCGCGGGAGGTGAACAGCGGCCGTACCGGTCTGAAGAGTCGGAAGCTGGCGCAAACCGGACCTTGAACGTGTCAAGCCGGCCGGCAGGGATGAAAGCGGAGCGTCGCCTGACCGCCGCACCCGCGAACGCATAGAATATGCACAGCGCCTACCGCCTTGCCGCCGGGTTCGTCCAACCGGGGAAGCGCCGCTGCGCTGCAGCTTCTGAATGCAGGTACGCATGACCCGTTTTTCCTTTTTCTCGCGTGCATTGGTCCTGGCCGGTGTAGGTTCGGGGCTGGCGCTCGCGGCCGTAACCGTTTCCGCCCAGCAGGCGCCGCAAACCATGCCCACGCCGCGGTATCAGACGCCGGGCATCGCCGCTCCGGCCGGTCCGGTTCCCGCGCCCGTATTCCCGACCACCCCTGCCATCACGCCCAACGGCGAAGTGGCCGAAGAGGTGATCGCACGCGTAAACGACCAGATCATCTCCCGTTCGGACTTGATGCGTGGCGAAGACCTGCTGCAGCAGGAGATTGCGCAGGGCGGCGCGCAGGCCGGGGATGCCGCCGATCGGCAGCGCAACCTGTTGCGCGACCTGATCGACCAGCAGCTGCTGATCAGCAAGGCCAAGGAACTGAACATCAATCCAGATGCCGAACTGACGCGCCGGCTGGATGAGATCCGCAAGCAGAACAATCTGCCCACGATGGAAGCCCTGGAACAGGCGGCACGTCGCCAGGGCGTCAGCTATGAGGACTTCAAGTCCAACATTCGCAACCAGATCATGACGCAGAGCGTGGTCCGGGATGAGGTGGGCCGCAACATCCACATGACCCATGCGGATGAGGAACGGTTCTACGAGGCGCACAAGGCCGAATTCGCGATGCCCGAGCAGGTGAAGCTCTCGGAGATCCTGGTTCCGGTAAGCGCCACGGCGACCGACGCGGAGATCGAGCAGGCGAAGACCAAGGCCGATGCGATCTATAACAAGTTGAAGGGTGGAGCGGACTTCGCCGCGACCGCGAAGGCTGAATCCGGAGGCCCCACGGCAGCGCAGGGCGGCGACCTGGGCGTGTTCAAGCGCGGCCAGCTTGCCAAGGTGCTGGAGGATCGCACCTTTGCGCAGCAGACGGGCGAGTTCACGGACCCGATCCGCACCCGCCAGGGCTTTGTGATCCTGAAGACGGTGGACCACGTGCAGGCGGGAACACCTTCGCTGGACAAGATCGAATCGGACGTACAGAACGCGATGTACCAGGACCAGATCCAGCCAGCGCTGCGCGCCTACCTGACCAAGCTGCGCGAGGACAGCTATGTGGACGTGCGGCCCGGGTTTGTCGACTCCGGCGCAAGCCCGAAGCAGACCAAGCCTGTGTTCACGGCGTACACCGCTCCCGTTCCGAAGAAGAAGACGGAAAACAAGCGTCGTCTGATCGCCGCTCGCGATCGTGCCCGGCTGCAGGACGCGGGCCTGACCGCCAAGGGGAACACCGTGCAGCCGCTGGCCAACGTCCAGCTAGACAAGCACGGCAAGCCCAAGAAGGTGAAGCGCGAAAAGGTGCGTTTCGGCCAGGCTCCGCGTGAGGCTTTGCCGGACGAGATTAGTGATGCCGCCACCACGACGACGACTGGAACGCGCGAGCCGAGCGCGTCCGGCCAGGATGCGCTGGGAATGCCCGGCACCAACCCGGCCGTAGCCGCAACCGGCGTGAACGCAGGCGCCTTCGGCAGCGGCAGCGGCGCCGGTACGGCCGCAGCATCCGGCAGCGGCAACGGTGCTCCGGGCACTGCGCTCGCTCCCGTTTCGACCAACAACACGGTCAACGTGGCAAGCGAGAGCGATCCGCTGACCCCGCTTGCGCCCGCGCGCAAGAAGACGCGCTTTTCCGACCGCGAACCCGAGGTCAAGGAAAAGAAAAAGGAAGTCAAGGTCGATAAGACCATCGCCCGTGTCACCGCGAAGCCGGACCCTGCAACGACGGCTGAGAAGCAGGACGCCGCCCAGCAGCAAACTGCGCTCGGTTTAGCTGGTGACACGAGCAAGAAGAAAAAGAAGCGGCAGAAGGGCGAGGACAAGCAGCGGCTGCAGCAGACTACTCCGGAGAAGAAGCCTGATCTGGTCGATAACGGCTTGCCGGATCGGCTGCACCAGCAGAATGGACCGCAGCAGACTACGGGAACGCCATCGGCTTCGTCCGCGACGGGGAACCTGCCGGCCGAGAACAGCAAGGAAGAGGACAAGCAGCGTCGCGGGCGTCAGCCTGTGACGGACCCTGCGAAGGATGCTTCGCCGCTGCCCACCGACGCACAGCCGCCCGCCGGGACCACGCTGCCGGCCGGTACGCCCACGCAGAACGGGACGACCACTCCTGGTCCAGGCACGCTGACTCCTAACCCGACCGCGCCTCCGCAGTAGGCATCACTTACCGCAGCAAAGCATAGCCGCTCCCATGGAGCGGCTATGCTTTTGCTATGAAGGACTTCTTCATTCACGACGCCGCGCGGCATGAGAACGCGGTCATCACCTCATACTTCCTGCTCGCTTCGCTCTCTGCCCGGGAGAAGAAAGGTGGCGGCCAGTACCTGGCGCTGACGCTAGCGGATCGCACCGGCAGCTTCGACGCGCGCATGTGGGAAGACTTCGCAGAGGTGCTGGATAACTGCAGCGCGGGCTGCTATGTGAAGGTGCAGGGCAGGGTGGAGCGGTACAACGGACGCTTCCAACTGAGCCTGCAACGGATGCGGAACGCGGCCGAAAGCGAAGTGGATGCGGGCGACTTCCAGCCCACCTCGCAGTATGACGTGGATGTGCTGTGGGAGGAGTTGACCGGCTATGTGGACGCTTTCGCGAACCCGTATTTGCAAGCCCTCGTCCGAGCATTCCTGAATGACCCAGAACTTGGCCCCGCATTTCGCGAGGCACCTGCAGCCAAGATGCTGCATCATGCATGGCTCGGCGGCCTCCTGGAGCACGTGGTGTTCCTGGTGCGGCTGTGTCTGCGTGTTGCGCCGCAGTACCCCGACGAGGTTGATCCCGACCTGCTGGTGACCGCGGCCATTCTGCACGACATGGGCAAGGTGCGGGAGCTGGCGTGGAAGCGCTCGTTCACCTACACCACGGAAGGTCAATTACTGGGGCACATCACCATCGGCATCGGCCTGGTTCGGGATAAGGCTGCCGCGATCCCGGGCTTCCCCGACCGGCTTCGTGTGCTGGTGGAGCACCTGATCCTGTCGCATCACGGCCGTTTCGAGTTCGGATCGCCCAAGCTGCCCATGACTCCCGAGGCTGTCGTCTTCAGCGCGCTAGATGACCTCGAAGCGAAGATGCAAAATATGCGAGCGGAGTTCGCGAAGGCGGTGGAGGCCGGGCGCGCCGCTGACGAGGTCACCGACTACTCGCGGTCTATGGAGCGCGCCCTGCTGAACTCGCGCGCCTACCTGGCGGGCGATCCAGCCGCGCGTACCGCGCCGGCTGTGGAGCCGGAGCTCGAAGCTGCGCAGGAGGGCCAGGTTCAGCCGATCGAGGAAGAGCCTGCGCCCTGTGCTGAGGAAGGTGCTGCGCCGCCGCTGGACGAGTTGCCGACACCGGTGCACGAGGGCACAGCCGTTGCGGACAGTACAACGGAGGACCCGCTGCAGGCCGCGACCTCCGAGGAACTGATTACGTTGTTCGGAGCTCGCTAGCGGGGTAGGTCAGGCGTGCGCCGCCAGCTCCTGCTGAACCGCTTTGCCTGGCGACGCCAGATCGAGCACCAGCCGTTCCAGCACGAGCGACTTGTCCACGGGGCTGGACCGAATCTCCTGGTCGGCCCGGGCGATCAGGCGAAGCGCTCCGGACAGATCTCCCCGTGACTTGTAGCGGCGAGCCTGTGCAATCAGGTCGTCGGCCGCAAAGGGCGGCATGCGGAATCCGGGCCAGAGCACGCTCCACATCGAGCGGCTGTCGCGCACATTGTTCTCCTGTAGCACGAGCATCTGGCGGAACGTGCGGGCCAGCATGTACAGGTGGCCGATGGCGGAATCCTCGCCGCCGTCGCTGGCGTTCAGCAGACCGCGCAGCAGCAGAAGAGCCTGCGGCCGGTCGCGGCGGCTGATCGCATCCGTCAGCTCATAGAGCGAGCGCTGCTTGGCCGCGAGGACCATCGTCTCGACGTCAGACAAGGTGATCGTGTTCGGCTTCGCGGTGACGCTTGTTTCGGCGCGGGCAGGCTGGCTTACATAGAGGATCAGCTTCTCCAGCTCCTGCGCTACGGTCATCATCTGACCCGCGAGTGCGTCCACCAGTTCGCGTGCGGCGTCCGGCTCGATGGCAACGCTTCGTTCCTGCGCGGTCTGCTGGACCCACTCCATGGCGTCGGGCTCAGCTACGGCCTGCAGCTCGACAATGCCGCAATGGTCCCCAAGCGTCTCGCGGATGCGGTCGTATCGGTCTTTGTCTTCGCGGTCTAACCGGCGCAGGTCAGCGGGCAGGCTCAGGTGGTCCGCGACGAAGATCAGCAGGGCCTGAGGGTTGGGTGCGCGGAAGTAGCGATCGAGCGCGGCAAACTCGTCCTTCTTGACGCCGCGGCCGTACAGCGTCTTCAGGCCGCGAACGAACAGGACCTGGAAAGGAGCCATGAGCGATGGTGTCTGCGCCAGGTCCAGCGCGTCGAAGATCGTCGTCTCGCTGCCCAGCTCAAGGTCATGCAGGCAGAAGTCCCGCAGATCGGGCGGCACGAGCTTTTCCAAAACACCCGCGCGAGCGCGCTGATACAGAAACGGCTCCTGACCGAGCAGAACGTAGCCGGGCCGCATTGCGGGCGTGCCCAGCTCCGCCAGGAAACGATCGACAGCGGCGAAGGAGCGAAGCGGAGGCATACGGCGAGTTTACTTGGCTCAGGTTAGAAGGAATTCAGCAGATCACTCACCGCAGCCTGCGCAAAATCCCGTGCCAACCGGCGCACTGCCGGGCTATCTTCCTGAATGAAGGCGCTCAGGTCCTGCGTGGACTGGAACTGCTCCCGGAACAGGAACTTGTCGTTGCTATAGAGAACGTGGCCGTCGCCGCCGACCAGGGTCATCTGCGCCTGCACCGTGACCAGGTAGGACGAGGTGGCGCCGCTCGCTGCGTCATAGGTCAGCGGAGCGATGTTTTCGCTCAGGATCGTGCCTTTCAGCACTGCGTCGCTCTTGTCCGCGTCCGATGTGTTCACGATGCGGTAGCGCGTGCGCGTGTTCAGCTCGTGGATCACGGCCTCCGTGAACACGACTTCCGTCCGGTACTGCTGGGCACGTGTCGCAAAGACCGGCACGGCCAGTGTTCGCACGTTTCCAGGAATGTGATTCGCGTTGCCAGCAGCGTGGTACCCGCACCCGGCCAGTAGCAGCAGAAAGACACCGGGAACCGCAGCGAACGCACGCAACCTCATGCAAGTATCATCGCAGACCGGTCGCCACCGCCCCTTTCGGCCGCGCCGGCCCCAGCACAGCCGCGATACACTAGGCAGGCCCATGCCGCCCATCATCGTCGCCGAAAACCTGAGCAAAACCTACCGCACCGGCAAGGTGGAAACGCAAGCCCTGCGCAGCGCCACGTTCCAGGTGGACCGCGGTGAGTTCATCGCGATCGTGGGCCCGTCCGGCTCAGGCAAGAGCACGTTGTTTTATCTCCTGGGTGGCCTCACCAGCGCCAGCAGCGGCAAGGTGTTGATCGATGGTGTCGACTTCGCCAGCCTGACGGATGCGGAGCGCACTCGCCAGAGAGGCGAGAAGATCGGCTTTGTCTTTCAGCGCTTCAATCTGCTACCCACGCTCACCGCGCGCGGCAACATCGAATTGGCGCACGAGATTGCGGGCACGCGAAAGCCGCTGGACGAATCGCTGCTGCAGCACTTGAGCGAGTTGCTGCGGATTGACGGCCGGCTGAACA contains:
- a CDS encoding ABC transporter ATP-binding protein, yielding MPPIIVAENLSKTYRTGKVETQALRSATFQVDRGEFIAIVGPSGSGKSTLFYLLGGLTSASSGKVLIDGVDFASLTDAERTRQRGEKIGFVFQRFNLLPTLTARGNIELAHEIAGTRKPLDESLLQHLSELLRIDGRLNKRPNELSGGEQQRVAIARALISQPAIILADEPTGNLDTDNSDAVLEMLRRASKETGQTVLMITHNPEAAAIADRILYVRDGQLSTTPPPPRVSRLAAMKQTV
- a CDS encoding peptidylprolyl isomerase encodes the protein MTRFSFFSRALVLAGVGSGLALAAVTVSAQQAPQTMPTPRYQTPGIAAPAGPVPAPVFPTTPAITPNGEVAEEVIARVNDQIISRSDLMRGEDLLQQEIAQGGAQAGDAADRQRNLLRDLIDQQLLISKAKELNINPDAELTRRLDEIRKQNNLPTMEALEQAARRQGVSYEDFKSNIRNQIMTQSVVRDEVGRNIHMTHADEERFYEAHKAEFAMPEQVKLSEILVPVSATATDAEIEQAKTKADAIYNKLKGGADFAATAKAESGGPTAAQGGDLGVFKRGQLAKVLEDRTFAQQTGEFTDPIRTRQGFVILKTVDHVQAGTPSLDKIESDVQNAMYQDQIQPALRAYLTKLREDSYVDVRPGFVDSGASPKQTKPVFTAYTAPVPKKKTENKRRLIAARDRARLQDAGLTAKGNTVQPLANVQLDKHGKPKKVKREKVRFGQAPREALPDEISDAATTTTTGTREPSASGQDALGMPGTNPAVAATGVNAGAFGSGSGAGTAAASGSGNGAPGTALAPVSTNNTVNVASESDPLTPLAPARKKTRFSDREPEVKEKKKEVKVDKTIARVTAKPDPATTAEKQDAAQQQTALGLAGDTSKKKKKRQKGEDKQRLQQTTPEKKPDLVDNGLPDRLHQQNGPQQTTGTPSASSATGNLPAENSKEEDKQRRGRQPVTDPAKDASPLPTDAQPPAGTTLPAGTPTQNGTTTPGPGTLTPNPTAPPQ
- a CDS encoding 3'-5' exoribonuclease YhaM family protein, with amino-acid sequence MKDFFIHDAARHENAVITSYFLLASLSAREKKGGGQYLALTLADRTGSFDARMWEDFAEVLDNCSAGCYVKVQGRVERYNGRFQLSLQRMRNAAESEVDAGDFQPTSQYDVDVLWEELTGYVDAFANPYLQALVRAFLNDPELGPAFREAPAAKMLHHAWLGGLLEHVVFLVRLCLRVAPQYPDEVDPDLLVTAAILHDMGKVRELAWKRSFTYTTEGQLLGHITIGIGLVRDKAAAIPGFPDRLRVLVEHLILSHHGRFEFGSPKLPMTPEAVVFSALDDLEAKMQNMRAEFAKAVEAGRAADEVTDYSRSMERALLNSRAYLAGDPAARTAPAVEPELEAAQEGQVQPIEEEPAPCAEEGAAPPLDELPTPVHEGTAVADSTTEDPLQAATSEELITLFGAR
- the lptE gene encoding LPS assembly lipoprotein LptE, which produces MRLRAFAAVPGVFLLLLAGCGYHAAGNANHIPGNVRTLAVPVFATRAQQYRTEVVFTEAVIHELNTRTRYRIVNTSDADKSDAVLKGTILSENIAPLTYDAASGATSSYLVTVQAQMTLVGGDGHVLYSNDKFLFREQFQSTQDLSAFIQEDSPAVRRLARDFAQAAVSDLLNSF
- the gltX gene encoding glutamate--tRNA ligase, whose amino-acid sequence is MISEQFALPSRNPKQAGTVRVRIAPSPTGDPHVGTAYIGLLNYLFAKQRGGAFVLRIEDTDRTRFVATSEQMIFDALRWVGLTWDEGPDVGGPYGPYRQSERTEIYREYCDKLIASGHAYRAFETPEELEAERKQQMAAKLPPKYNGPSRNYTPQQAEAAVAEGKPYTVRLRVPDGDKPAGTASTTFRDELRGDITFDHVNVDDQVLLKSDGYPTYHLANVVDDHLMGITDVIRAEEWISSTPKHVLLYQAFGWDLPRFWHMPLLRNVDKSKISKRKNPVSLIYYRQAGYLPQALLNFLGLMGGGMAQPTEQEIVSKGLDTKLADVFSLEDMLERYDFHRISLGGPVFDLTKLKWMNGEYLRAMNPDAFFDALRQTIFSDSYLREIAPLVQTRMETLAQFGDMADFFFKDDVQPSPDVFVPKKRTLEETLAFAGDLLTVLEAAAWETTAIDAAMRTLLTDKQWSVKEAFMLLRAIITGKTASPPLLESLIVLGKARSLDRMRRFLDAQKKALALAGRGK
- the holA gene encoding DNA polymerase III subunit delta, which gives rise to MPPLRSFAAVDRFLAELGTPAMRPGYVLLGQEPFLYQRARAGVLEKLVPPDLRDFCLHDLELGSETTIFDALDLAQTPSLMAPFQVLFVRGLKTLYGRGVKKDEFAALDRYFRAPNPQALLIFVADHLSLPADLRRLDREDKDRYDRIRETLGDHCGIVELQAVAEPDAMEWVQQTAQERSVAIEPDAARELVDALAGQMMTVAQELEKLILYVSQPARAETSVTAKPNTITLSDVETMVLAAKQRSLYELTDAISRRDRPQALLLLRGLLNASDGGEDSAIGHLYMLARTFRQMLVLQENNVRDSRSMWSVLWPGFRMPPFAADDLIAQARRYKSRGDLSGALRLIARADQEIRSSPVDKSLVLERLVLDLASPGKAVQQELAAHA